The Leishmania mexicana MHOM/GT/2001/U1103 complete genome, chromosome 4 genome includes a window with the following:
- a CDS encoding putative huntingtin interacting protein (HIP) yields MQVFREAIEKNGGPLPLLYYLQPDAGNTSDPGSAQYRDKPIDLLSTRVDRRTFFECVLSDADFAILATFLLSGVSVNATRAEDGASALHIAAAGTLEVLNHANSQGGGSSGQMAGGDGAGGSSMRAFHAATREKDELADDGDESDGSTGSILNPPCKNQLIISFLIDNGADVNAAMRGGQGQTPLMMAASRQNMRVVRLLLEKGADLNAQDAQGRTVLSYAVAYPHVMETLRLWMGEAVFYAAAVRERLLPTACRSLGNAYAALYLIEQVGLDVNMSDDVDAAAAAATPGPVLPGQVLPVDPRNPRRDCIQSPPHTPDTASMFFAADASDSRHSAWSLTQSAANSVLPTTNVTTTAAARNLPHSSACAGVGSLGRAAAEAVNMGALHSGDTPLHCAVSTVDVALVRALLSKGADVHAANHSGVTPLQLARSQSSLAQSWKQYWKDELVVMLRPSSASAAAARRRRRELQRDKSPRKVRALLTAYSRANTTQSREKVVREEPALYLWRRYAPMDVVLFVATATLPHVVFFIWCCIIHNAFVLLCTLPLIYGVYAGMQRLDRRRAQSRSLTDLGWCVGLVLAQGLCRLLCTAYYYHQYYSFAHEGHRALTWWLIPAAAATGVLAAYVVLFSPGLVTSSEGQRKGIYASLRSAQGEYERELLYSMHLRTMVKKPLRAQYCPELRRVVLRYDHFCRYLNTAIGGGNHRAFLWLQVALLSMLCCLYYYACEYRRLMSSISDLARASAAEVGRAPGHSTASVAAAMEENRVIMEKFETVVFATAWRRFAYTYSQVILPLMILVVVYHLCTQLHAIARNLTLYDVEHSEDESSLYCFTLGSRVYSLFDNGIWANLREFFGWSSLTQKVYRVPQINPYLQQVVKDHQRWQLTGGDACCDNGDHQHQPCAHASGAVCKSGAAAAAASTTTTAGTRTGPAELGEGESTRAQQILRAPQHEALAAAQQERQPASQAEEGGEDDYYADNGGGNDGSALAMHIFQEMVRSGRADVGRRDTIEVTAAAAAAAVHGGGVDAETQQEWDAAAEKARQMYRFYLQSIGGAGDGDC; encoded by the coding sequence ATGCAGGTGTTCCGTGAGGCCATCGAGAAGAATGGtgggccgctgccgctcttgtACTACCTGCAGCCAGATGCTGGTAATACGTCGGACCCAGGCTCGGCGCAGTACCGCGACAAGCCGATCGACCTCCTCAGCACACGCGTTGACCGGCGCACCTTCTTCGAGTGCGTCCTCAGTGACGCAGACTTCGCGATTTTGGCAACTTTCCTGCTGAGTGGTGTGTCGGTCAACGCAACCCGAGCCGAAGATGGTGCGTCGGCTCTGCACATTGCCGCGGCAGGTAcgctggaggtgctgaaCCATGCCAACTCTCagggtggcggcagcagcggccagatggcaggcggcgacggtgccggtGGTAGCAGCATGCGTGCATTTCACGCTGCGACTCGCGAGAAGGATGAGCTTGCCGATGACGGTGACGAGAGCGACGGTAGCACCGGTAGCATCTTGAACCCGCCGTGCAAGAACCAACTCATTATTTCGTTCCTCATCGACAACGGGGCCGATGTGAACGCGGCCATGCGCGGTGGCCAGGGGCAGACGCCGCTAATGATGGCAGCCTCTCGCCAGAACATGCGAGTGGTAAGGCTACTGCTGGAGAAGGGCGCCGACCTGAACGCGCAGGATGCGCAAGGGCGTACGGTGCTCAGCTACGCCGTCGCCTACCCTCATGTGATGGAaacgctgcggctgtggatGGGCGAGGCGGTCTTctacgcggcggcggtgcgggagCGGCTTCTGCCCACGGCGTGCCGCTCCCTCGGCAACGCCTATGCGGCGCTCTACCTCATCGAACAAGTCGGCCTGGACGTGAACATGAGCGATGACGTcgatgctgcggcagccgccgcaacGCCAGGGCCGGTGCTGCCTGGTCAAGTGTTGCCTGTTGACCCGAGGAACCCTCGGCGGGACTGCATCCAAagccccccacacacgcccgaCACCGCGTCGATGTTCTTCGCTGCTGATGCGTCAGACAGCAGGCACAGCGCATGGAGCCTCACGCAATCGGCGGCGAATTCGGTGCTGCCCACCACAAACGTCACcacaacggcggcagctAGAAACCTCCCTCACTCCTCCGCAtgcgccggcgtcggcagctTAGGTAGGGCCGCGGCCGAAGCCGTCAACATGGGCGCCTTACACAGCGGTGACACGCCACTTCACTGCGCAGTGAGCACCGTCGACGTGGCCCTCGTACGAGCGCTACTCAGCAAGGGCGCCGACGTGCACGCGGCCAACCACAGCGGTGTGACACCGCTGCAACTCGCCCGGTCGCAGTCGTCGCTTGCCCAGTCGTGGAAGCAGTACTGGAAGGACGAGCTTGTTGTGATGCTGCGGCCCTcgtccgccagcgccgccgctgcccggcgccgccgtcgtgagctgcagcgcgacaAGAGCCCGCGcaaggtgcgcgcgctgctgacggCCTACAGTCGCGCGAACACCACGCAATCCCGCGAGAAAgtggtgcgcgaggagcCAGCGCTGTACCTGTGGAGGCGCTATGCTCCCATGGACGTGGTGCTGTTCGTCGCGACGGCAACGCTGCCGCACGTCGTTTTCTTCATCTGGTGTTGCATCATCCACAACGCTTTCGTACTGCTgtgcacgctgccgctcatATACGGCGTCTACGCGGGGATGCAGCGCCTCGACAGACGCCGCGCTCAAAGTCGGTCCCTTACGGACTTGGGCTGGTGCGTCGGCCTTGTCCTCGCGCAAGGGCTGTGCCGGTTGCTCTGCACCGCGTATTACTATCACCAGTACTACAGTTTTGCCCATGAGGGCCACAGGGCTCTCACCTGGTGGCTGATcccagccgctgcggcgacgggggTGCTAGCAGCGTACGTTGTTCTCTTTTCCCCGGGACTCGTGACGAGCAGCGAAGGACAGCGTAAAGGCATCTACGCCAGCCTGCGAAGCGCCCAGGGCGAGTACGAGAGAGAGCTGCTCTACAGTATGCATCTACGCACCATGGTTAAGAAACCGCTGCGGGCGCAGTACTGTccggagctgcggcgcgtcGTGCTCCGTTACGATCATTTTTGCCGCTACCTGAACACcgccatcggcggcggcaaccaCCGCGCGTTCTTGTGGCTGCAGGTCGCGCTGCTGTCCATGCTGTGCTGCCTCTACTACTACGCATGCGAGTACAGGCGTCTCATGAGCAGTATCTCGGATTTGGCTCGCGCATCGGCCGCGGAGGTGGGTCGCGCGCCGGGGCACAGCACGGCCAGCGTGGCAGCCGCGATGGAGGAGAATCGCGTCATTATGGAGAAATTCGAAACAGTGGTCTTCGCGACGGCCTGGCGCCGCTTCGCCTACACGTACTCCCAGGTGATCCTGCCCTTGATGATCCTGGTGGTTGTGTATCACCTCTGCACTCAGCTGCACGCTATAGCCCGTAACTTGACCCTCTACGACGTCGAgcacagcgaggacgagAGCAGCCTGTACTGCTTCACGCTCGGCAGCAGGGTCTACAGCCTGTTCGACAACGGCATATGGGCCAACCTCCGCGAGTTCTTCGGCTGGTCCTCGCTCACGCAGAAGGTCTACCGGGTTCCGCAGATCAACCCATACCTGCAGCAAGTCGTCAAGGATCATCAACGGTGGCAGTTgaccggcggcgacgcctgCTGTGATAACGGCGATCATCAGCATCAGCcctgcgcgcacgcaagcGGTGCTGTCTGCAAAtccggtgcagcagcagcagcagcaagcaccaccaccacggcggGGACAAGGACAGGGCCAGCTGAgttgggggagggcgagTCCACCCGAGCTCAGCAGATACTGAGGGCGCCACAGCATGAGgcgctcgccgcggcgcagcaggagcggcagccaGCATCACAAGCCGAGGAGGGCGGAGAAGACGACTACTACGCTGACAACGGCGGTGGTAACGACGGCTCAGCACTGGCAATGCACATCTTCCAAGAGATggtccgcagcggccgcgcagATGTCGGCCGTCGTGACACCATAGAagtcacggcggcggcggcggcggcggcggtgcacggtggcggcgtggaTGCGGAGACGCAGCAGGAGTGGGATGCagcggcggagaaggcgaggcaGATGTACCGCTTCTACCTACAGTCgatcggcggcgccggcgacggtgatTGTTAA
- a CDS encoding putative tyrosine phosphatase, producing MPTASASREPLVPTINFSMVCPGVYRSGYPTKKNYAFLCALRLRSILYLCPEDYAESNLKFCEENGIHVLRFPTEGNKEPFCDISEPLMHRILGAICDTRNLPLLIHCNKGKHRTGTVVACLRHLQGWSLVSIFEEYKRFASDKARVGDQQYVELYHPIVKLTPPFVASWVTVTPRVTLVTSDRELMEAEAMQLGYSLLAPDKHLMKKSAGVATKSTGNAAAAAAATSGNGPTVTASTSGPSAAGAMPQQQPSQPVTSAAPTSASNSGHSPAPSIMATAATAAAAASMGEAT from the coding sequence ATgcccaccgcctctgcctcacgAGAGCCTCTCGTGCCGACGATCAACTTCTCCATGGTGTGCCCTGGCGTGTACCGAAGCGGGTACCCGACCAAGAAGAATTACGCCTTCctctgcgcgctgcggctgcgcagcatcCTCTACCTCTGCCCTGAGGACTACGCCGAGAGCAATCTCAAGTTCTGCGAGGAGAACGGCATTCATGTCCTGCGCTTCCCGACGGAGGGTAACAAGGAGCCGTTCTGCGACATCTCCGAGCCCCTGATGCACCGCATTCTCGGCGCCATCTGTGACACCCGAAACCTTCCCCTGCTCATCCACTGCAACAAGGGCAAGCACCGCACCGGCACCGTCGTGGCATGCTTGCGTCACCTGCAAGGCTGGTCTTTGGTGTCCATCTTCGAGGAGTACAAGCGCTTCGCCAGCGACAAGGCTCGAGTGGGGGATCAGCAGTACGTCGAGCTCTACCACCCCATTGTGAAGCTGACCCCGCCGTTTGTGGCGTCGTGGGTGACCGTGACGCCGCGCGTGACGCTCGTGACGTCCGATCGCGAACtcatggaggcggaggcgatgcagctcGGGTACAGCCTCCTCGCACCGGACAAGCACCTCATGAAGAAGAGTGCCGGCGTCGCGACCAAATCTACGGGAaacgcagcggcggcggctgccgctacCTCGGGTAACGGCCCGACGGTCACTGCATCCACATCCGGCCCTTCAGCTGCGGGAGCcatgccgcagcagcagccgtcacAGCCCGTCACGTCCGCGGCCCCGACGAGCGCCAGCAACAGCGGCCACTCCCCAGCGCCCTCTATTATGGCTactgcagcaacagcagcggccgcggctAGCATGGGAGAGGCGACATGA
- a CDS encoding putative spermidine synthase translates to MWPGQAQGLKVEKVLYDEPTEFQHLTVFESDPSGPWGTVMTLDGAIQLTDYDEFVYHEMLANLSLTCHHKPERVLIIGGGDGGVVREVLRHKSEKDGTVQSVELVDIDGAVIQQSKMYFPQIACGFANPCVTATVGDGAAFVKNAPDSVYDVIIIDTTDPKGPASELFGADFYANVLRILRPGGVVCNQGESIWLHRPLIEKMMSFLKKDIGFSTVKYAMIYIPTYPCGSIGTLVCAKSADTDVTVPLRPVESLGFADQLKYYSSDMHKAAFVLPRFAAHLNE, encoded by the coding sequence ATGTGGCCCGGCCAGGCACAGGGGCTCAAGGTGGAGAAGGTTCTGTATGACGAACCCACCGAGTTCCAGCACTTGACGGTGTTCGAGTCCGACCCGAGCGGGCCGTGGGGCACCGTCATGACCCTCGACGGCGCCATCCAGCTCACGGACTACGACGAGTTTGTGTACCATGAGATGCTTGCGAACCTGTCGCTGACGTGCCACCACAAGCCGGAGCGCGTGCTTATtatcggcggcggcgatggcggtgtcGTGCGCGAGGTGTTGCGCCACaagagcgagaaggacggCACTGTGCAGTCCGTCGAGCTCGTTGACATTGACGGCGCTGTGATTCAACAGAGCAAGATGTACTTCCCACAGATCGCCTGCGGCTTCGCGAACCCGTGCGTGACGGCGACCGTTGGGGACGGGGCCGCCTTCGTGAAGAACGCGCCGGATAGCGTGTACGATGTCATCATCATCGACACGACGGACCCGAAGGGGCCGGCGTCGGAGCTGTTTGGCGCGGACTTCTACGCGAACGTGCTCCGCATCCTGCGGCCGGGCGGCGTCGTGTGCAACCAGGGCGAGTCTATCTGGCTGCACCGCCCGTTGATAGAGAAGATGATGAGCTTCCTGAAGAAGGATATTGGCTTTTCCACGGTCAAGTACGCAATGATCTACATCCCGACCTACCcatgcggcagcatcggcaCGCTGGTCTGCGCCAAGTCAGCAGACACGGACGTGACGGTGCCCCTGAGGCCGGTGGAGTCGCTCGGGTTCGCCGACCAGCTCAAGTATTACAGCAGCGACATGCATAAGGCGGCCTtcgtgctgccgcgcttcgcgGCTCACCTGAACGAgtag